A window from Pseudobutyrivibrio ruminis HUN009 encodes these proteins:
- the rlmB gene encoding 23S rRNA (guanosine(2251)-2'-O)-methyltransferase RlmB yields MEESRIVEGRNAVLEAFRSGKTIDKLFVLEGCKDGPIQTILREAKKSKDTVISFVKKERLDQLSETGKHQGVLAYAASYDYVELDEIMERAKAKGEAPFLIILDNIEDPHNLGAIIRTANQVGAHGVVIPKHRAVGLTATVAKASAGAINYTPVAKVTNISKTMEELKEQGMWFVCADMGGTTMYDLNLTGSIGLVIGNEGHGVSDLVKKNCDMIASIPMFGDIDSLNASVACGVLAYEIVRQRIQ; encoded by the coding sequence ATGGAAGAAAGTAGAATTGTAGAAGGCCGTAATGCAGTGCTGGAGGCCTTCAGAAGTGGAAAAACTATAGATAAGTTGTTTGTTTTGGAAGGCTGCAAGGATGGCCCAATCCAGACAATACTTAGAGAAGCAAAGAAGAGCAAGGACACAGTCATCAGCTTCGTTAAGAAAGAGCGCCTTGATCAGCTTTCAGAGACAGGCAAGCATCAGGGAGTTTTGGCATACGCAGCAAGCTATGACTATGTTGAGCTTGATGAAATCATGGAGCGCGCAAAGGCTAAGGGCGAGGCACCATTTCTTATCATTCTTGATAATATCGAGGATCCTCACAACCTTGGAGCAATCATTCGTACTGCAAACCAGGTTGGTGCTCATGGTGTTGTTATTCCTAAGCACAGAGCAGTTGGTCTTACTGCTACAGTTGCAAAGGCTTCAGCAGGTGCTATCAACTACACACCAGTAGCAAAGGTTACAAACATTAGCAAGACAATGGAAGAGCTGAAAGAACAGGGCATGTGGTTTGTATGTGCCGATATGGGTGGCACTACAATGTACGACCTTAACCTTACAGGTTCAATCGGTCTTGTAATTGGAAATGAAGGACATGGTGTTTCTGATTTAGTTAAAAAGAACTGCGACATGATAGCATCAATTCCTATGTTTGGTGATATAGATTCACTTAATGCATCAGTTGCTTGTGGAGTTTTAGCTTATGAAATCGTTAGACAAAGAATACAGTAA